In Hamadaea flava, a genomic segment contains:
- a CDS encoding PASTA domain-containing protein — translation MSDNEAADLPLDSRANPPRDDRGRYINWRRRLAAAAAAEAAAVAAAAASDAPPAGAPEPAGTPEPVETPQPADAAEAADAPTEQVFAAEPPAEPAAAPAEPAAAEQPAPADPAPVAAPVAAAAVSEPPATETPTPAPTATPTAPAPSTPAASGPGGTPPTAPPPSGTPEKKRRPWWLWLLLLLLLLLCCVAGLVYWGNRDEDTGSTSATPSPSVVVTTPAAPASPTAAASESSTPGGASATPTTTAAATATASTAPSGTAAPSPSPTPSTVTISVPNVVGEKASSAQQILTDAGFSTITCKDPSGNVVTALDGYVVTAQTPKAGTAVPADTPINLSCKPSSGGKG, via the coding sequence GTGTCTGACAACGAGGCCGCCGACCTCCCGCTCGACTCTCGAGCAAACCCGCCGCGCGACGATCGCGGCCGGTACATCAACTGGCGTCGCCGGTTAGCTGCCGCTGCGGCTGCGGAAGCGGCCGCGGTCGCTGCTGCTGCCGCGTCCGACGCCCCGCCGGCCGGCGCTCCCGAACCGGCCGGTACGCCTGAACCGGTCGAGACGCCGCAGCCGGCCGATGCTGCCGAGGCAGCGGACGCTCCGACCGAGCAGGTGTTCGCCGCCGAACCGCCGGCCGAACCCGCAGCCGCGCCGGCCGAACCTGCCGCGGCTGAACAGCCCGCACCGGCAGACCCGGCGCCCGTCGCCGCACCTGTCGCCGCCGCGGCGGTGAGCGAGCCGCCCGCCACGGAGACGCCGACTCCTGCGCCGACCGCGACGCCGACCGCACCGGCACCGAGTACGCCGGCCGCGTCCGGACCGGGCGGCACCCCGCCGACGGCCCCGCCGCCCTCGGGTACGCCGGAGAAGAAGCGCCGCCCGTGGTGGCTGTGGCTGCTCTTGCTGCTGCTTCTCCTGCTGTGCTGCGTGGCGGGACTGGTCTACTGGGGCAACCGCGACGAGGACACCGGGTCGACGTCGGCCACGCCGTCGCCCAGCGTGGTGGTGACCACGCCCGCGGCGCCCGCGTCGCCGACCGCGGCGGCGTCGGAGTCGTCGACCCCCGGAGGGGCGAGCGCGACGCCGACGACCACTGCGGCCGCCACCGCCACCGCCAGTACCGCGCCGAGCGGCACCGCCGCGCCGAGCCCGTCCCCGACGCCGTCGACGGTGACGATCAGCGTCCCGAACGTGGTGGGGGAGAAGGCGTCGTCGGCGCAGCAGATCCTCACCGACGCCGGGTTCTCCACGATCACCTGCAAGGACCCGTCCGGCAACGTGGTGACCGCGCTGGACGGGTACGTGGTGACCGCGCAGACGCCGAAGGCGGGCACCGCCGTCCCGGCCGACACGCCGATCAACCTGAGCTGCAAGCCGTCGTCGGGCGGCAAGGGCTGA